The window GGAAAACGGTTCCCTCCTTGCGGAATCCAAACGCTTTGGAAATGAAACCGTATACGGGGACATGGACTTAGAACGGCTGGTTCATGAAAGACGCCGGATGACCACCTTTCCTGCGGCCAACCACAAAGATTATATGGTGATTCCCTTCCAAATGAAGAAAGAAGAACTGGAGTTAAAACGATTCATTGATCCAAGGCCGTTTGTCCCGGACAATGAGGAGGAAAGAAACCGAAGGTGTGAGGAGATCCTCTCCATCCAGGCCATGGGATTAAAAAAGAGGCTTGCCCATACCGGCTGTAAGCATGCGGTTGTGGGAATTTCCGGGGGGCTTGATTCCACGCTGGCCCTTCTTGTGACGGTCCGTGCCTTTGATATGCTGGAGATCCCAAGGGAGCAGATCCATGGGGTGACCATGCCCTGCTTTGGAACAACAGACCGGACGTATCAGAACGCCTGCACCCTGACTAAGACCCTTGGAGCAGAGCTTACAGAGGTGAACATCAGGGAAGCCGTAACTCTTCATTTCCGGGATATCGGACAGGACAGCGATGTTCACGATATAACCTATGAAAATTCCCAGGCAAGAGAGAGAACCCAGGTACTGATGGATATGGCAAACCGGTTAAACGGAATGGTCATTGGAACAGGGGACATGTCTGAGCTGGCTCTTGGCTGGGCCACCTATAACGGGGACCATATGTCCATGTACGGAGTCAATGCTTCGGTACCAAAGACACTGGTCCGCCATTTAGTCCGCTATTATGCGGACACCTGCGGGGAAGAGGCCTTAAGCAGTGTGCTGTTTGATGTTCTGGATACGCCTGTAAGTCCGGAGCTTCTTCCGCCAAAGGGAGGGGAGATTGCCCAGAAAACAGAGGATCTTGTAGGGCCATATGAGCTTCATGATTTCTTCCTTTACCAGATTTTAAGGTTTGGCTGCAGGCCGGAAAAGGTTTACCGCATGGCGGTTTATGCTTTTTCAGGACATTATGAGAAAGAAGTCATTTTAAAATGGTTAAAGGTATTTTACCGCAGATTTTTCAGCCAGCAGTTTAAGCGTTCCTGCATGCCGGACGGGCCCAAGGTGGGTTCCGTTGCAGTTTCCCCCAGAGGAGATTTGCGCATGCCAAGCGATGCTGTGAGCCGCCTGTGGCTTGAAGAACTGGAAAACTTATAAAAGAGAGGTACGTTATGATAACCAGCAGCGCCAATGCAAGGGTAAAGCATGTAATGAACTTATCAAAGAAGGCCAAAGCCAGAAAGACAAGCGGCCTCTTTGTGGCGGAAGGCCTTCGCATGTTTAAGGAAATTCCGGCGGACAGGATTGACAGCCTCTTTGTATCGGAAGGGTTTTTAAGGGATGAAGCCCATAAAAAGCTTTTGTCCGGAATGAAATACGAAGTTGTTTCGGAAGATGTGTTTAAGATCATGTCAGATACCCAGACGCCTCAGGGGATTTTAGCCCTTGTCAGACAGTATGACTACAGGGCAGAGGATTTGCTGGCAGCTCCCGGCCCTGCCTTTTTGATGGTTCTGGAAAACATCCAGGATCCGGGCAATCTTGGAACGATTTTAAGGGCAGGAGAAGGAGCCGGGGTCACCGGCGTGCTCATGAGCGATGCCACGGCAGACATTTATAACCCGAAGGTTATCAGGTCCACCATGGGCTCCATCTTCCGCGTTCCCTTTGCATATACGGAAGATCTTCCCGCCTCTTTAAAGGCTTTAAAAGCCGGTGGGATCAGACTGTATGCGGCACATTTAAATGGCAGGAATAATTATGAAAAAGAGGATTATACTGTTGATACAGGGTTTTTAGTGGGAAACGAAGCAAACGGTCTGACAGAGGGGACGGCAGTCCTGGCGGATGCCTATGTGAAGATCCCCATGAAAGGAAAGGTGGAGTCTTTAAACGCGGCAGTGGCGGCTTCTGTGCTGATGTTTGAAGCTGCCAGACAGCGGCGGATATAATCGTCAGAAAATTGTAAGGCTTTTTACAGGCTGAAATGTTGAGAAATACTGGAACATATAGTATGATAGTAGTAGTGAAGCCATGCGCTTTTTTGAAATATGTTCTATTTGCCGGATTATAAACGGCATGGAGGAACTGTAACGTATGTCAACGGATAGATTTGCCGGGCAGCTTTGCCTATAATGGCAGGGAAGGGGAATGATGAGATGGCAGCAGTCTATTGGCTTATTGCATTTGTAGTGCTTCTGGGAATTGAAGCTATGACCATGGCTCTGACGACCATATGGTTTGCGGGAGGAGCACTGGTTGCATTTGTGCTGGCACTGTTTGGAATCAATATCCAGGTGCAGCTGGCGGTATTTGTAATTGTATCCTTTGTTCTTTTGTTTTTTACCAGGCCTTTTGCCTTAAAGTATGTAAACCGGAACACGGTAAAAACCAATATGGATAGTCTGATCGGAAAAAGTGCCAGAGTCACGGCCACGATCAACAACACAGAGGGAAAAGGTGCTGCGGTCTTAAACGGCCAGGAATGGACGGCCAGAGCACTGGAAGATGACAGGATATATCCGGTGGGCACTATGGTTGAAGTGAAAGAAATCAGAGGCGTAAAATTAATTGTGAGTGAGAATCAGGAGGAAGCATAGTATGGGAGCAATTGGATTTTCAGCGGTCATTATTATATTAATTGTTATTCTGGCATTATTGTCATCTTGTATCAGGATCGTTCCCCAGGCACAGGCCCTGGTTGTAGAGCGTTTGGGAGCGTTTTTGGAAACATGGTCCGTGGGTGTTCATATTAAGATGCCTCTCCTTGACCGGGTGGCTAAAAGAGTCAATTTAAAAGAGCAGGTGGCGGATTTCCCGCCTCAGCCGGTTATCACCAAGGATAACGTTACCATGAGAATCGATACGGTCGTATTTTTCCAGATTACAGACCCGAAGCTTTATGCTTACGGTGTGGAAAATCCCATCATGGCTATTGAGAATCTGACGGCTACGACCCTGCGTAATATCATCGGTGATTTAGAGCTGGATCAGACACTGACCTCAAGAGAGACGATCAACGCGAAGATGAGAGAGACCCTTGATATTGCCACTGACCCGTGGGGAATCAAGGTAAACCGTGTAGAGCTTAAGAACATCATGCCTCCGGCAGCGATTCAGGATGCCATGGAGAAGCAGATGAAGGCAGAGCGTGAGCGCCGTGAAGCCATCTTAAGGGCGGAAGGAGAGAAGAAATCCACCGTTCTTGTGGCAGAAGGAAAGAAAGAATCCGCCATTCTTGACGCGGAAGCTGAAAAGCAGGCGGCAATCCTTCGCGCAGAGGCAGAGAAAGAAAAACGGATCCGTGAGGCAGAAGGCCAGGCGGAAGCAATCTTAAAGATTCAGCAGGCCAATGCGGATGGAATCCGTATGATCAAGGAAGCCGGTGCGGACCATTCGGTTTTAGTTATTAAGAGCCTGGAGGCATTTAAGGCGGTTGCTGACGGCAAGGCGACCAAGATTATTATTCCTTCCGAGATTCAGAGTATGGCCGGGCTGGTTTCTTCCATTACGGAGATCTCCAAGAATCCGGAGGAATAATTTCCTTAAGCTATCAATATACCGCAGCAGGGGGCAGATGCCCTCTTGCTGCGTTTTTGGCATAATTTAAACGCAGGCTGCGAGGTAGCCTGCGTTAATGAGCAAGTAGCAAAGCGGATTGCGAATGTCCGCTTTACTCCCCATGAATCAGGCTTAGGAGGGGCTTATGGAACTGAAACTGGATTTAAACAGGGAGTATGGACTGGTGCTGGAAGGCGGAGGTGCCAAGGGGGCTTATCAGATCGGCGCATGGAAGGCTCTAAGAGAGGCTGGGGTAAAGATCAAGGGAGTTGCAGGTGTTTCCGTTGGATCTTTAAACGGGGCTCTCATTTGCATGGATGATCTGGAACGGGCGGAAAAGATATGGAAGAACATTGAGTATTCCCGGGTCATGGCGGTAAACGATGAGACCATAAAGGCGTTAAGGGAAAGGGATTTTAAGTCCTTAAATCTTCAGGAGCTGATAAGCAGCGGATTCCAGATCTTAAAGGATGGAGGGTTTGACATCACTCCTTTAAGAAATCTCATTGAAGAAGTGGTGGGAGATGAGGAAAAGATCAGAAACTCGGACAGAGAGCTTTATACCGTAACCTATTCGGTTTCTGACAGGAAAGAACTGGCTGAGGACATCAGAAACAGCGAAGCAGGAACCATCAAGGATATGCTACTTGCCAGTGCCTATTTTCTGGCTTTTAAAAATGAGAAGCTGGGAGGAAAGCGGTATATGGATGGAGGAGGAGTCAACAATGTTCCCATTAACGTGCTCCTGGATCACGGATATGAAGATATTATTGTGCTCCGCATCTACGGCCTTGGTCTTGATAAAGAGCGGGTCACGGAGATCCCGGAAGGGATCCGGGTTTACCACATCGCTCCAAGGCAGGATCTTGGGGGAATCCTGGAGTTTGATAAAAAACAGGCCAGAAAAAACATGACCTTGGGATATTTTGATGCAAAAAGGTTCTTATATGGCCTTTGCGGGCGTATTTATTATATTGATGCACCTAATACGGAACCTTATTACTTCGATAAAATGATGTCGGAACTTGAGTTTTTTAAAATATATATGCAGGACACATTAAATGAGGAGGGGATGGCGGCTCTGACGGGATACCGGGCATTTACGGAAAGGCTGTTTCCCAGGCTGGCAGGGGAGTTTAAGCTGAAGGAGGACTGGGATTACAAGGATATGTACCTGGGACTTTTGGAGGATATGGCAAAGCGCCTAAAGGTCAAACGCTTTCAAATATACACGGTGGATGAGCTGATGGGAGAGATCAGAAAGAAGTTCCGGTCCCTTGACAAGGGAAAGCCGTTACAGCAGGATGATAAGAAATAAAAAAAGTATTGCATAACTATACGTAATATACTATAATAATGTATAAAAATACAACCAGAAAAGCGGAGGATGCAATATGAACTTAAAAGGAAGAAATTTTATCACATTAAAGGATTACTCACCGGAAGAAATCGGATACTTGCTGGACTTAGCTGCCAGCTTAAAAGCCAAGAAAAAACAGGGGATCACAGGAACTTCCCTGAAAGGAAAAAATATTGCCCTTATTTTTGAAAAGCCATCCACCCGCACCAGATGTTCCTTTGTGGTTGCTGCAGTGGATGAGGGCGCCCACCCGGAGTATCTGGGTAAAGATGATATCCAGCTGGGACACAAGGAAAGCGTGGAAGATACGGCAAGAGTTTTGGGAAGGGTATTTGACGGGATCGAATTCCGCGGATTCAAGCATAAGACCGTGGAAGACTTGGCAAAATATGCAGGTGTTCCGGTATGGAACGGACTGACCGATGATTATCATCCGACACAGATCCTGGCAGATCTTCTCACCATGAAAGAACATTTCGGTTATCTGAAAGGACTTCGTTTCGTATATGCAGGGGATGGACGCAATAACATGGCCAACAGCCTGATGATCGGAATGAGCAAAATGGGCGTTCATTTTACCATCCTGGCACCTAAGAGCCTGTGGCCCAGGGAGGACCTGGTGGAATTATGCCAGGGTTATGCAAAGGAAAGCGGAAGTACCATCACGCTCACAGAGGATACGGATGCGGTTAAGGCTGCTGATACCATTTACACCGACGTGTGGTGTTCCATGGGAGAAGAGGACAAGGCTGCCCAGCGAATTGCTCTTTTAAAGCCTTATCAGGTAAATAAGGAGCTGATGGAAAAAACAGGTAAAGACACTACCATATTCATGCACTGCCTGCCGGCTGTCAAAGGGAATGAAGTGACAGAGGAGGTTTTTGAATCCGGTGCATCTGTGGTATTTGACGAAGCAGAAAACAGAATGCATACCATTAAGGCGGTAATGGTGGCAACGTTAGGAGAGTAGAACATGTATATACAGGAACGAGGAAGAAGTTTGAGAAATGCTTCCATGGTGGTGGATATCCTCCATATTGTGGTGGGAATCCTGATCGTAGTGCTGGCAGTCATATCATTTTTAAGTCCGGAAGACCATATGCTTTTGTTTCCGGCAATATTTTTCCTGGCCGGCGCGCTTAACCTGGTCAACGGAGTCTATAAAATCAGGCTCAGCGGAAGGGAAAAAAAGAAGAAGGCAGCGGGTATGGCGGTCCTTCTGTTCGGGATCCTTTTAACCGTCCTTACCGTGATCAGTGCGGTGAGCGTCTGGTGGGGGTGATGTCGTTGAAAACAGAGATCCTGAAGCTGCTTAAAGAAAGCGACGGCTACTTATCCGGGCAGGAGCTGTGCCAACGCTTCGGCGTTTCCAGGACTGCAATCTGGAAAGCCATTCGTCAGCTTGAAGAAGAAGGGTATGAAATTGAGGCGGTTAGAAATAAAGGGTACCATTTCATCGGTTCTTGTGATATAATGACGAAAACAGAGATAGAAAGCTGCATTAAAGGAACATTCGGCAGGAAGGTGGAATACCACGAGGCCATTGATTCCACCAATGTAAGAGCCAGGCGTCTGGCAGAGGAAGGAGCATCCAGTGGAACGTTAGTTGTGTCGGACTGCCAGAATGCAGGCAGGGGCAGAAGAGGGCGTACCTGGGTATCCCCTTCCGGAAAGAATATATTTATGAGCCTGATCTTAAGGCCGGACATTCTTCCTTCCTCGGCTTCCATGATAACGCTGGTGGCGGCCCTGGCGGTTTATGACGGGATAAAGAACGTGACAGGTCTTGCTGCAGGCATCAAGTGGCCTAACGACATTGTGGCAAACGGGAAAAAACTGTGCGGTATTTTGACGGAAATGAGCGCTGAACTGGAAGGGATCCACTATGTGGTAGTAGGGATCGGTATCAATGTCAATATGGAGGAATTTCCTGATGAGGTCAATCGGACGGCTACCTCCCTGCTCCTGGAAACAGGGGGAAAAGTGGGAAGAAGCAGGCTGATTGCCGCTATTATGGAGGCTTTTGAACAATATTATGAAGAATTTATCAGCCAGGGTGATTTATCCGGGCTGATAAGTGTCTATAATAAACATATGGCCAATGCAGGAAAAGAAGTGAAAGTCCTGGATAAGTCAGGTGATTATATTGGCAAGGCTCTGGGAATTAATGAAAAAGGAGAGCTTCTTGTGGAAGTGGAACCGGGAGAGGTAAGACATGTGATTTCTGGAGAGGTATCTGTCCGGGGAATCTATGGATATGTGTGATGAAGAACCATTCGCTTTACGATAAGTTACAGGCTTTAGAGCCAAAGGAAAAAGAACTGGATATAAGTGAGCGCTTAAGAGCCATGGAGCGCCCTCTTTTATCCTGGTACGGAGAGCACGCCAGGGCGTTACCCTGGCGGGACCGTCCGGAACCATACCGGGTGTGGATATCGGAGATCATGCTCCAGCAGACAAGAGTGGAGGCTGTAAAGCCTTATTTTGAGCATTTTATGGAGGCCTTGCCCGGAATCCGGGATCTGGCAGCAGTATCGGAAGACCGGTTGCTCAAACTCTGGGAAGGCCTGGGCTATTACAGCAGGGCAAAAAATTTAAAGAGAACAGCAGAGCTTCTTGTAGAGCAGTACGGCGGAGAGCTTCCGGCGTCCTACGAGGAGCTTAAAAAGCTTCCGGGGATCGGGTCCTATACCGCAGGGGCTATTTGCTCCATAGCCTTTGGAATCCCTGTTCCTGCAGTGGATGGCAATGTGTTACGGGTGGTTTCCAGGGTGACGGGCAGCAGGGAAGATATTTTAAAGCAGCAGGTCAAACGCCGTATGGAAGAAGACTTAAGGGCCGTCATGCCGGAAGGAGCAGCCAGTGCTTATAACCAGGGGCTTATTGAGATCGGAGCGATTGTCTGTGTGCCCAATGGGCAGCCCCTGTGCGGACAATGTCCCCTGGCTTCCATCTGCGTTGCCAGGAAAAAGGGGCTTACCGGTGAGATTCCGGTGAAAACACCTAAAAAGGCCCGCAGGGCAGAGGATAAGACGGTGATGCTTCTGTGGCAGAATGGGCGGATCGCCATTCGTAAGCGGGAAGACACCGGGCTTTTGGCTTCTCTTTACGAGTTCCCCAATATGGAGGGACACTTGGAAGAGGCGGCGCTGCTCACCCGGCTGGGAGTGAAGACAGCTGTAATAACATCCCTTCCTGCCGCAAAGCATGTGTTCAGCCATGTGGAATGGCATATGATAGGATTTCGCGTTGAACTTGAAGAACGGCCGGCCGGAGACTTTTTGTGGGTCACTGTAGAGGACTTAAAGAAAAATTATTCCCTGCCAGGTGCATTTAAAGCGTATACAAAATTGATCAGGTGATATAATGAAAAAGATTCTTTTTATATTTAATCCCCGTTCAGGGAAAGCTCAGATCAGGAATAAGCTGATGGATATCCTGGATATTTTTACAAAGGCAGGTTATGAACTGTCGGTCCATGTAACCCAGCGGTGCGGCGATGCAATGGAAGCTGCTGCGGCGTATGGAGGCAGCGCTGATCTGGTGGTGTGCAGCGGTGGAGACGGGACCTTAAATGAAACCATAAGCGGTCTTATGAAATTGGACCATTTCCCGGATTTAGGGTATATTCCCGCCGGTTCCACCAATGATTTTGCTTCCAGCTTAAAAATTTCCAAAAATATGGTAAGGGCAGCTGAATCGGCGGTTTACGGCGAACCCTTTCCCATTGATATCGGCTGTTTCTGCGAGGACAGGCATTTTGTATATATTGCAGCTTTCGGAGCTTTTACAGAGGTATCCTATTTAACTCCTCAGGATAAGAAGAATGTTCTGGGGCATCAGGCCTATATGCTGGAAGGCATGAAGAGCCTGGCTTCCATAAAGTCCTACGTGATGCGGGTTGAGTGTGAGGAACTGACTCTGGAAGGTGAGTTTATTTTCGGCATGATAACCAACACCATAAGCGTGGGAGGTTTTAAAGGGCTTGTGGCACAGGATGTAGCTCTTGACGACGGTGAGTTTGAAGTGCTGTTAATCCGAACGCCCAAGACGCCACTGGATCTGACCAACATCATTAACTACATGTTTCTGAAGGAAGAACCTAACGAATACGTCCATAAATTTCGGACAAGGTCTTTGAGAGTTCTCTCGGAAGAGCCTATTGACTGGGTATTAGATGGAGAATTCGGCGGGACCAGGAGGGAAGTTAATATCATAAATTTAAAGAAACAAATCCGGATTATGAGAAAAGTGACGAAAAAACAATAAAGCTGTTTTTTTGGAAGAAATATGTTGAAATATGTATTCCGGTAGTATATAATGAAAAGTTGTGTGAGCTTTATGTATACCTCTTAGCGAAAGGACGTTATTAAGTGGAAAAGGATAATTTTTTAGATAAGCTGGGAAAACTTGTCGAACTTGCAAAAACGAAGCACAATGCTTTGGATGTAACGGAGATTAATAACTTCTTTATGGGGGAAGAACTGACAACCGAGCAAATGGATCAGATTTATACGTACCTGGAGAATCGCGGCGTAGACGTGATTCCGGTCATTGATGATTCCGTTTTAACTGATGATGCGCTCATGTCAGACGACCTGCTTTTAGATGATGATCTTGATGACAGCTTTATAAAGGATGTAGATGAGGAAGATATAGATCTTGACGCCATTGACTTATTGGAGGGCATTGGAACGGAAGATCCTGTCCGCATGTACTTAAAGGAAATTGGCACGGTACCACTTTTGAACGCAGAGGAAGAACTGCGCCTTGCTAAGAGAAAAGCGGATGGTGATGATGATGCCAAAGAGCGCTTGATCGAAGCAAATCTGCGCCTTGTAGTCAGCATTGCAAAGCGCTACACAGGCCGCGGCATGAGTTTCCTTGATCTGGTTCAGGAAGGGAATTTAGGCCTTATTAAAGGTGTTGAAAAATTTGATTATACAAAAGGGTATAAATTAAGTACATATGCTACTTGGTGGATACGGCAGTCTGTAACCAGAGCTCTTGCAGATCAGGCCAGAACAATCCGTGTGCCTGTGCATATGGTTGAAACGATTAATAAAATGTCCAAGATGCAGAGAAAACTGACCCTTGAGCTTGGATACGAGCCGTCTGTGATTGAGCTGGCAGAAGCCCTTGACATGTCTGAGGACAAGGTCATGGAAATCATGCAGATAGCCAGAGAACCTGCATCCCTTGAAACGCCCATTGGTGAAGAGGATGATTCCAATTTGGGAGACTTTGTGGCCGATAACAATGTGGTGACTCCGGAAGGCAATGTGGAGTCCGTTATGCTGAGAGAACATATTGATGCTCTGCTTGGAGATTTAAAAGAGAGGGAGCGTCAGGTGATCGTGCTCAGGTTCGGACTGGAGGATGGCCATCCCCGAACACTGGAAGAAGTGGGAAAAGAGTTCAATGTTACCCGTGAGCGTATCAGGCAGATAGAAGCAAAAGCCCTTAGAAAGCTTAGAAATCCTGTCCGCAGCAAACGGATCAGGGATTTCCTATAGGAAACAGGAGGCGTGGCAGGCTACTGCAGACGCCTTTTTGTGATTGGAACGCAGCAGGCTGCATTCATGCCCGGTGAAGCGGGGCAAGGCCTCCCCGGCACTGTCGGGGACGCTGTGAGCAGGCAGCAGAACGGAGGGGCTGACCCTTGGTCATTGCCAATGTCCGCTTTGCAATAGCAGGGAAGGAGCTACCATGAACCAGAGGAATTATCAGAAGGAATTGGATCAGGTCATTGCAGGATTGGAGGAAGAGGGAAAGGTCCCCAGACTGCTTTTGCACAGTTGCTGTGCGCCGTGCAGCAGCTATGTGCTGGAATATTTGTCCCGCTATTTTGAAATAACCGTGTATTTCTATAATCCCAATATATACCCGCCGGAGGAATACAAAAGGCGGGTAAAAGAGCAGGAAAGGCTCATTTCGTCCATGCATTTTATCCATCCCGTTACCATGGAAACAGGGGCCTATGAGCCGGATGAATTTTACCGGATGGCAAGAGGCCTGGAACATGAACCGGAAGGCGGAAACAGGTGCTTTAAATGCTATGAGCTTCGCCTTCAGGAGGCGGCAAAGGTTGCTCAGGCCGGACGTTTTGACTACTTTACTACCACTCTCTCCATAAGCCCTTTAAAGAATGCAGGCAAGCTCAATGAGATCGGAGAGAAGCTGGCCAGGGAGTACCGGGTTGCTTATCTGCCTTCTGATTTTAAGAAAAAGAACGGATATAAGCGGTCTGTAGAGCTTTCTGGAGAGTACGGCCTTTACCGGCAGGATTACTGCGGCTGTGTCTATTCCCAGAAGGAAAGACAGGCTCTTTCCAAGACCTCCTAGGCAGGATATTTCCTTTGGAAAATATGCAAAAGACATATGGTTTGTCTTGACACAAATTGGATATTGTAATAGAATTAACTGCAAGGAGTATAAAAAAATTGAGGATAAAGGAGAAAATCTTATGTTATCAAAAACACTGACCGTAGTAAATCCATCCGGACTTCATTTAAGACCAGCAGGGGTGCTGTCACAAACAGCTATGAAATTTAAATCCGATGTAATCATCGAGCACGGAGAGAAGAGGATCGTGGCTAAAAGCGTGTTAAACGTTATGGCAGCCGGAATTAAGTGCGGAACAGAGATCAAATTGATCTGTGACGGCGAAGATGAGGCAGCTGCAATGAAGACCATGACAGAAGCAATTGAAAGCGGTCTTGGAGAGATGTAATTTCGTTTTTTATTTATGAAAGAAAATTGTATAAGCCCTGGGAAGATGATTCCCAGGGCTTTTTCTATGGAAAAAAAGCGTAATATAGGGCGCTGGCAGCAGAAAAGTTTTGAAAATGAATCGAAGACTTAACTATTAAAGGCTAGAACTTCAAAAAATTAGAAGTTTGTTCCAGGTTTTTTAATTGCCGGCTTAATTGTGTGATATCATGAGATAAAAAGCTGTTTACAGTTATAATTTTGAGAATATATTATTTGAAATACATTATAGTCGAATTATCTGACAATTGCCAAATAAAATTTATTTACAAGAGGGAAAAAATGTAGTATTATCAACTAAAATTTACTGCTATGCGTTAGTACTCAAAAGCAAAGGAAAGGAAGAGATTATGGATATGAGTTTAAAATCCCCCAATAAGACAGCGTTGCCGGGGCTGTATGATCCCCGCTTTGAACATGATAACTGCGGCATTGGAGCGGTTGCCAATATAAAAGGCATAAAGACTCACAAGACAGTGGAGCAGGCTCTTCATATCGTAGAAAATCTGGAACACCGTGCCGGAAAGGATGCGGAAGGAAAGACAGGAGACGGAGTGGGAATCATGCTTCAGATCTCTCATAAATTTTTTAAAAAGGTAACAAAGCCCTTAGGCATTGAGCTTGGAGAGGAGCGGGAATACGGTGTGGGAATGTTTTTCTTCCCTCAGGATGAGCTTGCCAGAAACCAGGCCAAAAAGATGTTTGAGATCATTGTAAAGAAGGAAGGCCTTGAATTTTCGGGCTGGAGAGATGTGCCCATTCATCCGGAGCTGATCGGCGCAAAGGCGGTGGACTGTATGCCCTGCATTGCCCAGGGCTTTGTAAAGAAGCCGGCAGATACAGCCAGGGGACTGGAGTTTGACAGGAAGCTTTATGTTTCAAGGCGGATCTTTGAACAGAGCAACGACAATACCTATGTGGTTTCCTTAAGCAGCAGAACCATTGTTTATAAGGGCATGTTCCTGGTGAAGGAGCTTAGAAAGTTTTTTACGGATCTACAGGATAAGGACTATGAATCAGCCATTGCAGTGGTCCATTCCCGGTTCAGCACCAACACCAACCCCAGCTGGATGAGAGCCCATCCCAACCGCCTCATCGTACATAACGGCGAGATCAATACCATTCGCGGGAATGTAGACAAGATGATGGCAAGAGAAGAGAACATGGAATCCGAGTACTTCCGGTATGACATGCACAAGGTCCTTCCTATCATCAATCAGGAAGGTTCGGACTCCGCCATGCTTGACAATGCGCTGGAATTTATGATGATGAGCGGAATGGATCTTCCTCTGTCTGTCATGGTGACCATTCCGGCACCATGGGAACATGACAAATCCATGTCCCA of the Lacrimispora indolis DSM 755 genome contains:
- the mutY gene encoding A/G-specific adenine glycosylase, which gives rise to MKNHSLYDKLQALEPKEKELDISERLRAMERPLLSWYGEHARALPWRDRPEPYRVWISEIMLQQTRVEAVKPYFEHFMEALPGIRDLAAVSEDRLLKLWEGLGYYSRAKNLKRTAELLVEQYGGELPASYEELKKLPGIGSYTAGAICSIAFGIPVPAVDGNVLRVVSRVTGSREDILKQQVKRRMEEDLRAVMPEGAASAYNQGLIEIGAIVCVPNGQPLCGQCPLASICVARKKGLTGEIPVKTPKKARRAEDKTVMLLWQNGRIAIRKREDTGLLASLYEFPNMEGHLEEAALLTRLGVKTAVITSLPAAKHVFSHVEWHMIGFRVELEERPAGDFLWVTVEDLKKNYSLPGAFKAYTKLIR
- a CDS encoding diacylglycerol/lipid kinase family protein, encoding MKKILFIFNPRSGKAQIRNKLMDILDIFTKAGYELSVHVTQRCGDAMEAAAAYGGSADLVVCSGGDGTLNETISGLMKLDHFPDLGYIPAGSTNDFASSLKISKNMVRAAESAVYGEPFPIDIGCFCEDRHFVYIAAFGAFTEVSYLTPQDKKNVLGHQAYMLEGMKSLASIKSYVMRVECEELTLEGEFIFGMITNTISVGGFKGLVAQDVALDDGEFEVLLIRTPKTPLDLTNIINYMFLKEEPNEYVHKFRTRSLRVLSEEPIDWVLDGEFGGTRREVNIINLKKQIRIMRKVTKKQ
- a CDS encoding HPr family phosphocarrier protein, with the translated sequence MLSKTLTVVNPSGLHLRPAGVLSQTAMKFKSDVIIEHGEKRIVAKSVLNVMAAGIKCGTEIKLICDGEDEAAAMKTMTEAIESGLGEM
- the rpoD gene encoding RNA polymerase sigma factor RpoD, translated to MEKDNFLDKLGKLVELAKTKHNALDVTEINNFFMGEELTTEQMDQIYTYLENRGVDVIPVIDDSVLTDDALMSDDLLLDDDLDDSFIKDVDEEDIDLDAIDLLEGIGTEDPVRMYLKEIGTVPLLNAEEELRLAKRKADGDDDAKERLIEANLRLVVSIAKRYTGRGMSFLDLVQEGNLGLIKGVEKFDYTKGYKLSTYATWWIRQSVTRALADQARTIRVPVHMVETINKMSKMQRKLTLELGYEPSVIELAEALDMSEDKVMEIMQIAREPASLETPIGEEDDSNLGDFVADNNVVTPEGNVESVMLREHIDALLGDLKERERQVIVLRFGLEDGHPRTLEEVGKEFNVTRERIRQIEAKALRKLRNPVRSKRIRDFL
- a CDS encoding epoxyqueuosine reductase QueH, translating into MNQRNYQKELDQVIAGLEEEGKVPRLLLHSCCAPCSSYVLEYLSRYFEITVYFYNPNIYPPEEYKRRVKEQERLISSMHFIHPVTMETGAYEPDEFYRMARGLEHEPEGGNRCFKCYELRLQEAAKVAQAGRFDYFTTTLSISPLKNAGKLNEIGEKLAREYRVAYLPSDFKKKNGYKRSVELSGEYGLYRQDYCGCVYSQKERQALSKTS